A window of the Streptomyces sp. NBC_00454 genome harbors these coding sequences:
- a CDS encoding cation-transporting P-type ATPase, whose protein sequence is MTSRAIETPSVASSAPTGLTRAEAERRLARYGRNEVAPPRPTPLRRRVLAQLRDPLIMVLLGAALLTIAIGDHPDAVVIGLVVVFNTTVGVAQEVRADRAVAALSALCPARPGAARRRRLRSAGSARGTG, encoded by the coding sequence ATGACCAGCCGCGCGATCGAAACGCCGTCCGTCGCCTCCTCGGCCCCGACAGGGCTGACACGGGCCGAGGCCGAACGCCGGCTGGCCCGCTACGGACGCAACGAGGTGGCACCTCCGCGACCCACACCCCTCCGCCGCCGGGTACTGGCGCAGCTGCGTGATCCGCTGATCATGGTGCTGCTCGGTGCCGCACTCCTGACCATCGCGATCGGCGACCACCCGGACGCCGTCGTCATCGGCCTGGTGGTCGTCTTCAACACGACCGTGGGAGTGGCCCAGGAGGTCCGGGCGGACCGCGCGGTCGCCGCGCTCTCCGCTCTCTGCCCCGCACGCCCGGGTGCTGCGCGACGGCGCCGCCTACGAAGTGCCGGCAGCGCTCGTGGTACTGGGTGA
- a CDS encoding universal stress protein, translating to MTIHLTGSHGIVVGIDPDRDWHLSLAWAADEAQRRRLPLRLVLAVPPQHDTHHVDDTPGQTALRQAASDRLGQACNWVRDRHPEVAVTGDLLGGFPVPVLGGAAREARMIVLGSRHLSRTAEFFSAGSLVVPVTAQAHCPVVVVGDAEHISQQPPYVVAGIDGSASATAALDFAFDEADLRGAALRVVCVWQPPLIMLNDEEVALHAQRTLLSEATAGLSDKYPDVHVTHEVLAGHPVEELARAAEHALAVVVGRRGRGGYTGMRIGSVVHGLLHRAHCPVITVPTG from the coding sequence ATGACCATCCACCTGACAGGAAGCCATGGCATCGTCGTGGGCATCGACCCGGACAGGGACTGGCACCTTTCCCTGGCCTGGGCCGCCGACGAGGCACAACGGCGCCGGCTCCCGCTACGCCTGGTGCTCGCGGTACCGCCCCAGCACGACACCCATCACGTCGACGACACCCCCGGTCAGACGGCCCTGCGGCAGGCCGCATCCGACAGGCTCGGCCAAGCGTGCAACTGGGTGCGTGACCGCCACCCCGAGGTGGCCGTCACCGGCGATCTGCTCGGCGGCTTCCCCGTCCCCGTCCTGGGCGGCGCGGCGCGAGAAGCCCGCATGATCGTCCTCGGCTCCCGGCACCTGAGCCGCACCGCCGAGTTCTTCAGCGCCGGCTCGCTCGTGGTCCCCGTCACTGCCCAGGCCCATTGCCCGGTCGTCGTCGTGGGCGACGCCGAACACATCAGCCAGCAGCCGCCCTACGTCGTCGCCGGTATCGACGGCAGCGCGTCCGCCACTGCCGCGCTGGACTTCGCCTTCGACGAGGCCGACCTCCGGGGGGCGGCGCTGCGGGTCGTCTGCGTATGGCAGCCGCCGCTCATCATGCTGAACGACGAAGAGGTGGCACTGCACGCCCAGCGCACCCTGCTCTCCGAGGCCACCGCCGGCCTGTCGGACAAGTACCCGGACGTGCACGTGACGCACGAAGTCCTCGCCGGCCACCCCGTCGAGGAACTCGCCCGGGCCGCCGAGCACGCCCTGGCCGTCGTCGTGGGCCGCCGCGGCCGCGGCGGATACACCGGCATGCGCATCGGATCCGTCGTCCACGGCCTCCTGCACCGCGCGCACTGCCCCGTGATCACCGTCCCCACTGGCTGA
- a CDS encoding universal stress protein yields the protein MESTFRTPDTSSVTVGVDGSQSARVAALWAAKEAARRDRPLHIVYGSDTDGRALYVSAETIDRIRVNGRAILDETAKAVSAEYPGLNVTTEFSRASAVDSLHRAGGLHGTVVVGNRGLGGFNSLMLGSVGLGTAAIAMTPVIVVRGIDGAEETGTVLAAIRDEHDLLIARYAAREAELHKASLRLLHVWNVLQSVGEVVSMLDGVDEIAGGRAETLRAVTDVVRGEFPDLEVQADAEKSISVAGVLVEASRHADLLVMGGRRIPGPLGLAPSLGKATHSLLHHAHCPVLLIPRTGSDFGSRS from the coding sequence GTGGAAAGCACATTCCGCACCCCGGACACCAGCTCGGTCACCGTCGGCGTGGACGGCTCACAGTCGGCGCGCGTCGCTGCCCTGTGGGCGGCCAAGGAGGCCGCACGCCGTGACCGCCCCCTCCACATCGTCTACGGCTCCGACACCGACGGCAGGGCCTTGTACGTGTCGGCGGAGACCATCGACCGTATCCGTGTCAACGGCCGGGCCATCCTTGACGAGACGGCGAAGGCCGTGTCGGCCGAGTACCCCGGGTTGAACGTGACCACCGAGTTCAGCCGCGCGAGCGCCGTCGACAGCCTTCACCGGGCCGGCGGGCTCCACGGCACGGTCGTGGTGGGCAACCGCGGGCTGGGCGGTTTCAACTCCCTCATGCTCGGCTCGGTCGGGCTGGGCACCGCGGCCATCGCCATGACGCCCGTCATCGTCGTCCGGGGCATCGACGGGGCCGAGGAGACCGGCACGGTCCTCGCGGCGATCCGCGATGAGCACGACCTCCTGATCGCCCGGTACGCCGCCCGGGAAGCCGAGCTGCACAAGGCCTCCCTGCGGCTCCTGCACGTGTGGAACGTGCTCCAGTCCGTAGGTGAGGTGGTCAGCATGCTCGACGGCGTCGACGAGATCGCCGGCGGCCGTGCAGAGACCCTTCGGGCCGTCACGGACGTGGTCCGCGGCGAGTTCCCCGACCTGGAGGTGCAGGCCGATGCGGAGAAGAGCATCTCCGTGGCCGGTGTCCTGGTCGAGGCGTCCCGGCACGCCGACCTGCTCGTCATGGGCGGCCGCCGGATCCCAGGGCCCCTCGGACTCGCCCCCAGCCTGGGCAAGGCCACGCACAGCCTGCTGCACCACGCCCACTGCCCCGTCCTCCTCATCCCCCGGACCGGCAGCGACTTCGGGAGCCGGTCATGA
- a CDS encoding CBS domain-containing protein, whose protein sequence is MKHLKVANLMTDEVVSVAPGTGFKDVAKLLAQYDISGVPVLDDEDRVVGVVSQTDLLAHTVSGSHPSEQSPPAPGPPTAGEVMSAPAVTVHAEETVADAARLMTRRGIERLPVVDVEDRLVGIVTRRDLLRLFLRPDSEMRRRITDEVLTEVLGVPAGDVDVHVVDGIVTLEGRVERRSQLPALLGLVEQLDGVVAVASRITARTDDTAGMHADRARHAMPW, encoded by the coding sequence ATGAAACATCTCAAGGTGGCGAACCTGATGACCGACGAGGTCGTGTCCGTGGCCCCGGGCACCGGTTTCAAGGACGTCGCGAAGCTCCTCGCCCAGTACGACATCTCGGGAGTCCCTGTCCTGGACGACGAGGACCGCGTGGTGGGCGTCGTCTCGCAGACCGACCTGCTGGCCCACACGGTGTCGGGCTCCCATCCCTCTGAGCAGAGCCCCCCGGCGCCTGGTCCGCCCACCGCGGGCGAGGTCATGTCCGCGCCGGCGGTCACCGTTCACGCCGAAGAGACAGTGGCTGACGCCGCCCGGCTGATGACCCGTCGCGGCATCGAACGCCTCCCCGTCGTGGACGTGGAGGACCGGCTCGTCGGCATCGTCACCCGCCGGGACCTGCTCCGCCTGTTCCTGCGCCCGGACTCCGAGATGCGCCGGCGTATCACCGACGAGGTCCTCACGGAGGTGCTCGGTGTGCCGGCCGGTGACGTCGACGTCCATGTGGTCGACGGCATCGTCACTTTGGAGGGCCGTGTCGAGCGTAGGAGTCAGCTCCCTGCGCTTCTCGGCCTCGTCGAACAACTCGACGGGGTCGTCGCCGTGGCATCACGCATCACCGCCCGAACCGACGACACGGCAGGCATGCACGCGGACCGTGCCCGGCACGCCATGCCGTGGTGA
- a CDS encoding universal stress protein gives MKNHVTVGVDGSPESRAAARWAAHEAVLRQVPLRLVHAVDWPLDPMFPGLGRQDVDRWADQALAEAATELHGRHPHLEITTRCLTARPAAALAAEAADAGLLVLGSRGLGGLVGFVVGSVAMSTVVATDTPVVLVRVTDDPDGPGTGSGAEIVVGVDIHEACDRVLTFAFEEAARRDCPLRAVHGWKMPAAYSYVPFFDPDNERDIGRSVTHMVDDMLLPWQRKFPDVNVSHNVFMGSAGEHLVRASQGAGLVVVGRHLRRSALGAHLGSVAHAVLHHAAAPVAVIAHD, from the coding sequence ATGAAGAACCACGTGACCGTCGGAGTCGACGGCTCCCCTGAGAGCCGGGCAGCAGCACGCTGGGCCGCGCACGAGGCCGTCCTGCGGCAGGTGCCGCTCCGCCTCGTGCACGCCGTCGACTGGCCCCTGGACCCGATGTTCCCCGGACTGGGCCGCCAGGACGTGGACCGCTGGGCGGACCAGGCTCTGGCCGAGGCCGCGACGGAGCTGCACGGGCGCCACCCGCACCTGGAGATCACGACCCGCTGCCTGACGGCACGGCCGGCAGCCGCTCTCGCGGCCGAGGCCGCCGACGCCGGCCTGCTGGTCCTGGGATCGCGCGGTCTGGGCGGCCTGGTCGGTTTCGTCGTCGGCTCGGTGGCGATGTCCACCGTGGTCGCGACCGACACCCCGGTCGTCCTCGTTCGCGTCACCGACGACCCCGACGGCCCGGGCACCGGCTCCGGCGCTGAGATCGTCGTGGGTGTCGACATCCATGAAGCGTGCGACCGGGTACTCACCTTCGCCTTCGAGGAGGCGGCCCGGCGCGACTGCCCGCTGCGGGCCGTGCACGGCTGGAAGATGCCGGCCGCCTACAGTTACGTCCCCTTCTTCGACCCGGACAACGAACGGGACATCGGCAGGAGCGTCACACACATGGTGGACGACATGCTGCTGCCCTGGCAGCGCAAGTTCCCCGACGTGAATGTCAGCCACAACGTGTTCATGGGATCCGCGGGCGAGCATCTCGTTCGGGCCTCGCAAGGAGCGGGACTCGTCGTCGTGGGGCGCCATCTTCGCCGCTCCGCCCTCGGGGCGCACCTGGGCTCGGTCGCCCACGCGGTCCTGCACCACGCAGCAGCCCCCGTAGCCGTCATCGCCCACGACTGA
- a CDS encoding CBS domain-containing protein — translation MKHLRTVEDVMTHAVISVDRRTAFKDIVEELRMWNISALPVLAQDGQVAGVVSEADLLLKTQGTDTTHDTAAEQLTTRPAVTVTKDATIPTAARLMARRHLKRLPVVDDDGRLVGVVSRGDLLKVFLRPDEDIGAEIRELIMYQLPPQVPAERHVHVHGPVEVHVHVADGIAYLNGSLPDPAMEDIVVRAASTVPGVVDVKADFTAPVSA, via the coding sequence ATGAAGCACCTGCGCACCGTCGAGGACGTCATGACACACGCCGTGATCTCCGTCGACCGAAGAACCGCGTTCAAGGACATCGTGGAAGAACTGCGGATGTGGAACATCAGCGCGCTCCCCGTCCTGGCCCAGGACGGACAGGTGGCCGGCGTCGTCTCCGAAGCCGACCTGCTGCTCAAGACCCAAGGCACCGACACGACCCACGACACCGCCGCCGAGCAGCTGACGACCCGCCCGGCCGTGACCGTCACGAAGGACGCCACCATCCCCACCGCGGCGCGTCTGATGGCCCGCAGGCACCTCAAGCGCCTTCCCGTTGTCGACGACGACGGCCGACTCGTCGGCGTCGTCAGCCGCGGCGACCTGCTCAAGGTCTTCCTGCGCCCGGACGAGGACATCGGCGCCGAGATCCGCGAACTGATCATGTATCAGCTACCGCCGCAAGTTCCCGCCGAAAGGCACGTCCACGTGCACGGTCCCGTCGAGGTACACGTCCACGTCGCCGACGGCATCGCCTACCTCAACGGTTCGCTGCCGGACCCCGCGATGGAAGACATCGTCGTCCGCGCTGCCAGTACCGTACCGGGCGTCGTCGACGTCAAGGCGGACTTCACCGCCCCCGTCTCCGCCTGA
- a CDS encoding universal stress protein, with product MRHRSVADLMTHTAVTVRRTTTFKEIARLLKEFDITAMPVVDETGHPVGVVSEADLLRRRPAGGAATAEELMTSPAVTARPEWSVVRAARVMQRHRVKRLPVVDVDNRLTCAAVERGRAGRSPVGPLGPSQRPRKRKSLEAATIRPRRNIMSNRITVGLDGSSAGSAAADWAANEAELRGAALELVHAEDWAQYGPFAAPLPEPRPQWAEDLLSRTRDRLLREHSTLDISTHSTNGLAASKVLAASAEDADLLVLGSRGLGAVAGFIVGSTASATLPETDTPVVLVRSVDGRDQPTGHADDAGPVVLGVDLRSNCDRLLAFACEEADRRACPLVVVHGWSLPPVFSYAPALDLGVEKEMAGGLETTLHELLSPWERKYPRLSVDARIVIGQPAIQILDAAPGAALVVVGRRIRRPALGARIGPITHAVMHHATSPVAVVAHD from the coding sequence ATGAGGCACCGCAGTGTCGCGGACCTGATGACGCACACCGCCGTCACCGTCCGGCGCACGACCACGTTCAAGGAGATCGCTCGGCTCCTGAAGGAGTTCGACATCACCGCCATGCCCGTCGTCGACGAAACCGGGCACCCGGTCGGCGTCGTATCCGAAGCCGACCTTCTCCGCCGGCGGCCCGCCGGTGGTGCCGCAACAGCCGAGGAGCTGATGACCAGCCCGGCCGTCACAGCCCGACCCGAGTGGAGCGTGGTCCGCGCGGCCCGGGTCATGCAGCGGCACCGGGTCAAGCGGCTGCCGGTCGTCGACGTCGACAACAGACTCACCTGCGCCGCAGTAGAACGGGGCAGGGCCGGTCGGTCCCCGGTTGGGCCGCTCGGTCCCTCCCAGAGGCCCCGCAAGCGGAAGAGCCTGGAAGCAGCAACCATCCGACCCAGGAGGAACATCATGTCGAACCGGATCACGGTGGGTCTGGACGGATCGAGCGCCGGCAGCGCCGCAGCCGACTGGGCCGCCAACGAAGCCGAACTGCGCGGTGCAGCTCTGGAACTCGTCCACGCGGAGGACTGGGCCCAGTACGGACCCTTTGCCGCGCCACTTCCCGAACCGCGTCCTCAGTGGGCAGAAGACCTCCTTTCGCGCACGCGGGACCGGCTGCTGCGCGAACACAGCACGCTCGACATCAGCACCCACAGCACGAATGGACTCGCGGCCTCCAAGGTCCTCGCCGCGTCTGCGGAAGATGCGGACCTGCTCGTCCTGGGCTCTCGTGGACTCGGCGCCGTCGCCGGGTTCATCGTGGGCTCGACCGCCTCGGCGACCCTTCCCGAGACCGACACACCCGTCGTCCTCGTGCGCTCCGTCGACGGCCGAGACCAACCGACCGGGCACGCGGACGATGCCGGACCGGTGGTGCTCGGCGTGGACCTGCGCAGCAACTGCGACCGGCTCCTCGCCTTTGCCTGCGAGGAAGCGGACCGGCGGGCCTGCCCGCTCGTCGTCGTACACGGCTGGTCGCTCCCGCCGGTCTTCTCCTACGCTCCCGCCCTCGACCTCGGCGTCGAGAAGGAAATGGCCGGCGGACTCGAGACCACGCTCCACGAGCTGCTGAGTCCGTGGGAGCGGAAGTATCCGCGACTCTCCGTCGATGCACGCATCGTCATCGGCCAGCCCGCCATCCAGATCCTGGACGCTGCGCCTGGCGCGGCCCTCGTCGTGGTTGGCCGGCGTATCCGTCGCCCGGCACTCGGCGCCCGCATCGGCCCCATCACCCACGCGGTGATGCACCACGCCACCTCACCGGTCGCCGTCGTGGCGCACGACTGA
- a CDS encoding nitroreductase family protein produces the protein MTATYFDPDTVMLLVGDAVTAPSMHNAQPWKFVFHVGSSALALYGDPDRAMLRTDPDHRSLHLGCGAALFNLRVSAASIGLPVRVRLLPDDAEPWLLATVTIDETTAADRELASLHDAIRRRHTSRYPFGEEPVPTALLDGLWAAAHLEGCRLTVPDTWHIDTVLGLVRDAEHREEIDPLARAETTAWTSHTQSATGTRRDGIPAAAFGPKASGGPTPVRDFGWANPIPDRGWAVFEKRPQLALLSTEGDARADWLRAGQAMERVLLQATADGLATSMTSHPLEWPELRWTLRDPVAAMGHVQMVFRLGYGPAGPDTPRRPLSEVMEIRE, from the coding sequence GTGACCGCAACATACTTCGACCCCGACACCGTCATGCTGCTCGTCGGCGACGCCGTCACCGCCCCGTCCATGCACAACGCCCAGCCATGGAAGTTCGTGTTCCATGTCGGCAGCAGTGCGCTGGCCCTGTACGGCGATCCGGATCGCGCCATGCTTCGGACCGACCCGGATCACCGCAGCCTCCACCTCGGCTGCGGTGCGGCACTGTTCAACCTCCGCGTGTCCGCAGCCTCGATCGGTCTCCCGGTTCGCGTCCGGCTCCTGCCCGACGACGCCGAACCGTGGCTGCTCGCCACGGTGACCATCGACGAAACCACGGCCGCGGACCGCGAGCTGGCCTCCCTGCACGACGCCATCCGGCGCCGGCACACCAGCAGGTACCCCTTCGGCGAGGAGCCGGTGCCGACGGCGTTGCTGGACGGTCTGTGGGCTGCGGCCCACTTGGAGGGCTGCAGGCTCACCGTCCCGGATACCTGGCACATCGACACCGTGCTCGGGCTGGTACGGGACGCCGAACACCGCGAGGAGATCGATCCGCTCGCCCGGGCGGAGACCACGGCCTGGACCTCCCACACGCAGAGTGCTACGGGCACGCGCCGCGACGGCATTCCTGCCGCCGCATTCGGACCCAAGGCTTCCGGCGGCCCCACCCCCGTGCGCGACTTCGGTTGGGCCAACCCGATACCTGATCGCGGCTGGGCCGTGTTCGAGAAGCGGCCGCAGCTGGCTCTGCTCAGCACAGAGGGGGACGCGAGAGCCGACTGGCTACGCGCAGGCCAGGCGATGGAACGCGTCCTTCTGCAAGCCACTGCTGACGGCCTTGCCACCTCGATGACGTCCCATCCCCTGGAATGGCCGGAGCTGCGGTGGACTCTGCGTGACCCGGTGGCAGCCATGGGGCACGTGCAGATGGTCTTCCGTCTCGGCTACGGCCCCGCAGGCCCCGACACGCCCCGCCGCCCGTTGTCCGAGGTCATGGAAATCCGGGAGTAG
- a CDS encoding ABC transporter permease subunit: MRRQWPLLWLALYRRRRMLAALLVGMVVFEALIVVVANAIPPGQLFSAGGKGPPSAYRAFSGSSGDVSIASYPGLLGAGLTHPFWIAIQLTAIGSLAAAAVAADVESGTVELVMVRPVSRTRLLAERTAALVLAALSLNLAATLTVAVGVALSPDIHRAVPIGGVFAAGLMGLGFAVCLIGPAMAVSAAGRRRAQVVGATIAIGAVGFAVNFIALAWSPAASLRFLSPFHYYAPGDALAEGGVLWPQLGILVGAGVLGILLAHLLLRRRDLAP; the protein is encoded by the coding sequence GTGAGACGGCAATGGCCGCTCTTGTGGCTCGCCCTGTACCGGCGGCGCCGGATGCTGGCTGCCCTGCTCGTCGGGATGGTCGTGTTCGAGGCGCTCATCGTGGTGGTCGCCAATGCGATTCCTCCGGGGCAGCTCTTCTCCGCGGGCGGGAAGGGGCCACCCTCGGCCTACCGGGCCTTCAGCGGGTCCAGCGGCGACGTGTCGATCGCCAGCTACCCCGGGCTGCTGGGCGCCGGCCTCACGCACCCCTTCTGGATCGCCATCCAGCTCACCGCGATCGGTTCGCTCGCCGCGGCCGCCGTGGCCGCGGACGTGGAATCCGGGACGGTGGAACTCGTCATGGTGCGTCCCGTCAGCCGTACCCGGCTGCTGGCCGAGCGGACCGCCGCGCTGGTGCTCGCGGCGCTGTCCCTGAACCTTGCCGCGACCCTCACGGTCGCGGTGGGGGTGGCGCTGTCACCGGACATCCACCGGGCGGTGCCGATCGGCGGGGTGTTCGCCGCCGGGCTCATGGGCCTCGGCTTCGCCGTGTGCCTGATCGGGCCGGCGATGGCCGTGTCGGCGGCGGGACGACGGCGGGCCCAGGTGGTCGGCGCGACCATCGCGATCGGGGCCGTCGGCTTCGCCGTCAACTTCATCGCACTGGCCTGGTCGCCCGCAGCATCGCTGAGGTTTCTCAGCCCCTTCCACTACTACGCCCCGGGCGACGCCCTGGCCGAAGGCGGCGTGCTCTGGCCCCAGCTCGGGATCCTGGTCGGAGCGGGAGTGCTGGGCATCCTGCTGGCCCATCTGCTGCTCCGACGCCGGGACCTCGCGCCCTGA
- a CDS encoding ABC transporter ATP-binding protein: MRDRPAIELTGLTKRYGPVMGVDSLSLTVQPGEVFGFLGPNGAGKTTTLRCLIGLLRPTEGRVRVLGLDPISDHSRVAPHLGYLPGELRLYPELSGAETLDLLSALQGAPVPRRGELCDRLGLTPAVLARPVGGYSRGMKQKLGLVQAMQHDPHLVVLDEPTEGLDPLVQETFFALLGEAAAGGRTVLLSSHILPEVQRTCGRVAIIRDGRLVTVQSVAGLREARARRIRLSFADGQGVRPLGGAERWDPRWQGDRVELLVPPSEAVGALRTLLSLPVADVTVEEAGLDEAFMDLYRDGAGRAEP; this comes from the coding sequence ATGCGTGACAGGCCGGCCATCGAGCTGACCGGACTGACCAAGAGGTACGGGCCGGTGATGGGAGTCGACAGCCTGAGCCTCACAGTGCAACCGGGTGAGGTGTTCGGTTTCCTCGGGCCGAACGGTGCGGGAAAGACGACCACGCTGCGGTGCCTGATCGGGCTGCTCCGGCCGACCGAGGGGCGCGTTCGGGTGCTCGGGCTGGACCCGATCTCCGATCACAGCAGGGTGGCTCCGCATCTGGGGTACCTGCCGGGTGAGCTGCGCCTTTACCCGGAACTCTCCGGAGCGGAAACGCTCGATCTGCTGTCCGCGCTCCAGGGAGCACCCGTGCCCCGCCGCGGCGAGCTGTGCGACCGGTTGGGGCTGACGCCCGCGGTCCTCGCCCGCCCCGTCGGGGGCTACTCGCGGGGCATGAAGCAGAAGCTCGGGCTGGTGCAGGCGATGCAGCACGATCCGCATCTGGTGGTGCTCGACGAACCGACCGAGGGACTGGACCCGTTGGTCCAGGAGACGTTCTTCGCACTGCTGGGCGAGGCGGCCGCCGGCGGACGCACCGTGCTGCTCTCCAGCCACATCCTGCCGGAGGTGCAGCGCACGTGCGGGCGGGTGGCGATCATCCGGGACGGACGACTGGTCACGGTCCAGAGCGTGGCCGGCCTGCGCGAGGCCCGTGCCAGGCGGATCCGCCTGTCCTTCGCGGACGGGCAAGGAGTACGGCCACTGGGCGGCGCGGAGCGCTGGGACCCGCGCTGGCAGGGGGACCGGGTGGAGCTGCTCGTACCTCCGAGCGAAGCGGTGGGCGCGCTGCGCACCCTGCTCAGCCTGCCGGTGGCCGACGTCACGGTGGAGGAGGCCGGGCTGGACGAGGCTTTCATGGACCTGTACCGCGACGGCGCCGGGCGGGCGGAGCCGTGA
- a CDS encoding dsRBD fold-containing protein: protein MSHTTEWKSHLYLFEEDHATKVRVELDTGTTRLTGHGTARCNPTDKDVPEIGDELAAARALENLAMQLKRTAYTDMAAAGTAPRHASLSAYDLG, encoded by the coding sequence ATGTCGCACACGACCGAATGGAAGTCCCACCTCTACCTCTTCGAGGAAGATCACGCGACCAAGGTCCGCGTCGAACTCGACACCGGAACCACCCGCCTCACGGGCCACGGCACCGCGCGCTGCAACCCCACGGACAAGGACGTGCCCGAGATCGGCGACGAGCTCGCGGCCGCCCGGGCGCTCGAAAACCTGGCGATGCAGCTCAAGCGCACCGCCTACACCGACATGGCAGCAGCGGGGACCGCACCGCGGCACGCCTCCCTCTCGGCCTACGACCTTGGGTGA
- a CDS encoding flavodoxin domain-containing protein, which translates to MSTKRVLVAYGTKHGATAGIAEQIGTTLREDGLDAVVLPADDVHDVRAYDAVVLGGALYAGHWSSKAKHCAERNADSLRHRPVWMFSSGPLDRSAEEHDIPPVSAVAREMQLIGAREHMTFGGSITAHTPGFLAKALNRQGKGGDFRNPERIQKWAHHISAELVAA; encoded by the coding sequence ATGAGCACCAAGCGAGTCCTGGTCGCCTACGGCACCAAGCACGGAGCCACCGCCGGCATCGCCGAACAGATCGGCACGACCCTCCGGGAGGACGGTCTCGACGCCGTCGTACTGCCCGCCGACGATGTCCACGACGTCCGCGCCTACGACGCCGTCGTCCTCGGCGGAGCCCTCTACGCCGGCCACTGGAGCAGCAAGGCCAAGCACTGCGCGGAACGCAATGCCGACTCCTTGCGGCACCGCCCGGTGTGGATGTTCAGCAGCGGCCCGCTCGACCGCTCGGCCGAGGAACACGACATCCCTCCGGTCTCCGCCGTCGCCCGGGAGATGCAGCTGATCGGAGCGCGCGAGCACATGACCTTCGGCGGCAGCATTACGGCCCACACCCCGGGCTTCCTCGCCAAGGCGCTGAACCGCCAGGGCAAGGGCGGAGACTTCCGCAACCCCGAGCGCATCCAGAAGTGGGCCCACCACATCAGCGCCGAGCTCGTGGCCGCCTGA
- a CDS encoding universal stress protein, with protein MDRQHEAPRIVVGVDGSPSSQAALRWAVRYAALVSGRVEAVAAWDLPGAASWSAPAVDATFDEEEAERRLVEEVRTVLGEDGASSVHQRLVRGNPVDVLVDAAEGADMLVVGSRGRGGFRRALLGSVSQQAALHAPCPITIIRADVSVP; from the coding sequence ATGGACAGGCAGCATGAGGCTCCGCGGATCGTCGTGGGCGTCGACGGATCGCCCTCGTCCCAGGCCGCGCTGCGCTGGGCGGTCCGGTACGCAGCGCTGGTGAGCGGGCGAGTGGAGGCGGTCGCGGCATGGGACCTGCCCGGTGCCGCGTCGTGGTCGGCCCCGGCGGTCGACGCCACGTTCGACGAGGAGGAGGCCGAGCGGCGTCTGGTCGAGGAGGTCCGCACGGTCCTCGGTGAGGACGGTGCCTCCTCCGTGCACCAGCGCCTGGTGCGCGGCAATCCCGTCGACGTCCTGGTGGACGCGGCAGAGGGTGCGGACATGCTGGTCGTGGGCAGCCGCGGTCGCGGCGGCTTCCGCCGGGCCCTGCTCGGTTCGGTGAGCCAGCAGGCCGCGCTCCACGCGCCGTGCCCGATCACCATCATCCGGGCGGACGTGTCCGTCCCATAG